In Platichthys flesus chromosome 21, fPlaFle2.1, whole genome shotgun sequence, the following are encoded in one genomic region:
- the skida1 gene encoding SKI/DACH domain-containing protein 1, protein MGDLECGFEEMQGVRLGYLLIQGKQMFALSQVFTDLLKNIPRTTVHKRMDHLKVKKHHCDLEELRKLKAIHSIAFHAAKCTLISREDVEALYFSCKTERVLKSNKRKAKAPLPPGEVDASPGLLSADAAELWREKVWFSLHGVPETLALHSKADRRRELAPCLTDSKLPQFYHKTHGRDFRAATKSGHKHFKNYETSKITGNCVTLSQRHAVYRSAVSRQPVVLQSAIAAQSRLSRSAGDLLHKRKRRREGGGGKDSARHSWSRSRHAHQHVPPVLLVQPKPTGSHGTSFGAFHLGQDFYLHPRAQHHHHHQQHHHQHQEQSFTESYSSDTESSTYSDRAYPDSDFGSGFSTTSNSGSSEEEEDEDDTQSESSEVSSEDEESSSQSDSSSVSSRVSVQSIRFRRARVGSLSKSVTTSKAPLVLQPTFHYNNEKQHRTLGHVAPSHTGDSRQEKRQKCEFICSEYRKDLGPIQPPQFYSAVGESFKREKACDADPDVELPSYSPGLTRSKAFHPTRRTPGYPIKCPPGLSAQWDQDMFPKCADTREAKVTTLKLPTPLRKIKAETEEAPVTAAPHSDRGRAARTPPFNLHNVKVKVEESCDEYEYQSRASVVKCKGDNKAESSYGLHISGATIKQGDFFNSGIKATDKSPGVAPRSPCGPQECSSTQDASCTDEGEPRHRTLKAAVLGNKKDRVSRLQTKQNVPRVNKAALSSSFSTSSSSSSSSSSTSSSCSSSSSRQEAATEDLPSRRKRSSSASTAAPAAKLPFSLMANFPSPPSLVVGNDGDLCPAYSLNSLRGPGPPPPSHPVWRWQPGVHILPPPHTQRTRKY, encoded by the coding sequence ATGGGAGACCTGGAGTGTGGTTTTGAGGAAATGCAAGGGGTGAGACTGGGATACCTGCTCATCCAAGGCAAGCAAATGTTTGCTTTGTCCCAGGTCTTCACCGACCTGCTGAAGAACATCCCTCGGACCACGGTGCACAAGCGCATGGACCACCTGAAGGTGAAGAAGCACCACTGCgacctggaggagctgcgcaaGCTCAAGGCAATACACTCAATAGCTTTCCACGCCGCGAAGTGCACGCTGATATCGCGGGAGGACGTGGAGGCACTGTACTTCTCCTGCAAGACGGAGCGGGTGTTGAAGTCCAACAAAAGGAAAGCAAAAGCGCCGCTTCCCCCCGGGGAGGTGGACGCATCTCCGGGGCTGCTCAGCGCCGACGCCGCCGAGCTGTGGAGGGAGaaagtttggttcagtttgcaCGGCGTCCCGGAGACTCTCGCGCTCCACAGCAAGGCGGACAGGCGGAGAGAGCTGGCTCCCTGCCTCACCGACTCCAAACTACCTCAATTTTACCACAAAACCCACGGCCGGGATTTCCGTGCGGCGACTAAATCCGGtcacaaacactttaaaaactATGAAACATCTAAAATAACAGGGAACTGCGTTACTTTGAGCCAAAGGCACGCGGTTTACCGGAGCGCGGTGAGCCGGCAGCCCGTGGTGCTCCAGTCCGCCATAGCTGCTCAGTCCAGGCTCTCGCGCTCCGCCGGCGACCTACTtcacaagaggaagaggaggcgcgAGGGGGGCGGCGGCAAGGACAGCGCGAGGCACTcgtggagcaggagcaggcaCGCGCACCAGCACGTACCGCCGGTTCTGCTCGTGCAACCCAAACCAACCGGCAGCCACGGGACCTCTTTCGGTGCTTTCCACCTCGGCCAGGATTTCTATCTCCACCCGAGAGCCcagcaccatcaccaccaccagcagcaccatcaCCAGCACCAGGAGCAGTCTTTCACGGAGAGCTACAGCAGCGACACCGAGTCCAGCACCTACTCGGACCGGGCGTACCCCGACTCAGATTTTGGATCGGGCTTCTCCACCACCAGCAACTCCGGTAGCtccgaggaggaagaggacgaggatgaCACCCAGTCGGAGAGTTCAGAGGTCAGCTCAGAAGACGAGGAGAGCTCCTCACAGTCCGACTCCAGCTCGGTTTCGAGCCGGGTCTCGGTGCAGAGCATCCGGTTCAGACGCGCCCGGGTCGGGTCTCTGTCCAAAAGCGTCACCACTAGTAAAGCACCTTTGGTCCTGCAGCCCACGTTTCACTACAACAACGAGAAGCAGCACAGGACACTCGGGCATGTTGCCCCCTCGCACACGGGAGACAGCAGACAGGAGAAAAGGCAAAAATGTGAATTTATCTGCAGTGAATACAGAAAGGACCTGGGACCCATACAGCCACCACAATTTTACTCAGCTGTGGGTGAGAGCTTCAAAAGGGAAAAGGCTTGTGATGCTGATCCTGATGTGGAGCTGCCCTCCTATTCACCGGGACTCACCCGGAGCAAGGCCTTTCACCCCACACGCAGGACACCCGGGTATCCCATCAAATGCCCCCCGGGACTGAGCGCACAGTGGGACCAGGACATGTTTCCCAAATGTGCCGATACAAGGGAGGCGAAAGTCACCACCTTAAAACTGCCAACCCCACTGAGGAAAATAAAGGCCGAGACGGAGGAGGCCCCTGTGACCGCCGCCCCCCACTCGGACCGCGGCAGGGCGGCCAGGACACCTCCCTTCAACCTCCACAATGTGAAAGTTAAAGTGGAGGAAAGCTGTGATGAATATGAATACCAGAGCCGGGCCTCTGTAGTCAAATGTAAAGGAGACAATAAGGCGGAGAGCAGCTATGGCCTGCATATCAGCGGTGCCACCATCAAGCAGGGGGACTTTTTCAATAGCGGGATTAAAGCCACAGATAAGAGCCCTGGTGTGGCCCCCAGGTCCCCATGTGGCCCTCAGGAATGCAGCAGCACCCAGGACGCATCGTGCACAGATGAGGGGGAGCCAAGGCACAGAACCCTGAAGGCTGCGGTGCTGGGGAACAAGAAAGACCGAGTTTCCAGGttgcaaacaaaacagaacgTGCCCAGGGTCAACAAGGCTGccctgtcttcttctttttccacctcctcctcgtcctcttcttcttcgtcttctacttcttcttcatgctcctcttcctcctctcgtcAGGAGGCGGCCACCGAGGATTTACCGAGCAGACGCAAACGCAGCAGCAGCGCCAGTACCGCAGCACCGGCCGCAAAATTGCCTTTCAGCCTGATGGCGAATTTCCCCTCCCCGCCGTCGCTGGTTGTTGGCAACGACGGGGATTTGTGCCCCGCTTACTCCCTGAACTCGCTGAGGGGCCCCGGGCCTCCCCCTCCGTCCCACCCCGTGTGGAGGTGGCAGCCAGGCGTCCACATTctccctcccccacacactcagagaACGAGGAAATACtga